One Rhododendron vialii isolate Sample 1 chromosome 2a, ASM3025357v1 genomic region harbors:
- the LOC131316201 gene encoding 1-Cys peroxiredoxin gives MPGLTLGDTIPNLEVDTTHGRLRFYDYIGDGWLILFSHPGDFTPVCTTELGKMAEYADKFAERGVKLLGLSCDDLHSHREWIKDIEAYNNGYKVEFPIVADPKRELIQQLNMVDPDEKDAQGNQVPSRALHIVGPDKKIKLSFLYPASVGRNMDEVVRVLDALHKSAKHKVATPANWKPGDPVVISPSVSNEAAKQMFPQGYKSTHLPSNKDYLRLTHV, from the exons ATGCCAGGGCTGACCCTCGGAGACACCATTCCAAACCTTGAAGTTGACACCACCCATGGTAGACTTAGGTTCTATGACTATATCGGAGATGGCTGGCTCATTCTCTTCTCCCATCCTG GGGATTTCACCCCGGTGTGCACCACGGAGTTGGGTAAGATGGCCGAATATGCTGACAAGTTTGCGGAGAGGGGAGTGAAGCTTTTGGGATTGTCTTGTGATGATCTCCACTCTCACCGTGAATGGATTAAGGACATTGAGGCCTATAAC aATGGGTACAAGGTTGAATTCCCAATAGTAGCAGATCCAAAGAGAGAGCTGATACAGCAACTCAACATGGTTGACCCTGATGAGAAGGACGCTCAAGGAAACCAAGTCCCCTCTCGTGCTCTTCACATAGTTGGCCCTGACAAGAag ATAAAGCTGAGCTTCCTCTACCCGGCGAGCGTTGGGCGTAACATGGATGAAGTGGTGAGGGTGTTGGATGCACTACACAAGTCGGCCAAACACAAGGTGGCCACTCCCGCCAACTGGAAACCTGGTGATCCGGTGGTGATATCTCCCAGTGTCTCCAATGAGGCGGCCAAACAAATGTTCCCACAGGGTTACAAGTCTACTCATCTTCCTTCCAACAAGGACTACCTCCGATTAACACACGTCTGA